A genomic window from Vitis riparia cultivar Riparia Gloire de Montpellier isolate 1030 chromosome 16, EGFV_Vit.rip_1.0, whole genome shotgun sequence includes:
- the LOC117933339 gene encoding stilbene synthase 5-like: protein MASVEEIRNAQRAKGPATILAIGTATPDHCVHQSDYADYYFRVTKSEHMTELKKKFNRICDKSMIKKRYIHLTEEMIEEHPNIGAYMAPSLNIRQEIITAEVPKLGKEAALKALKEWGQPKSKIIHLVFCTTSGVEMPGANYKLANLLGLETLVRRVLLCHQGCYAGGTVIRTAKDLAENNAGA from the exons ATGGCTTCAGTTGAGGAAATTAGAAACGCTCAACGTGCCAAGGGTCCGGCCACCATCCTAGCCATTGGCACAGCTACTCCCGACCACTGTGTCCACCAGTCTGATTATGCTGATTACTATTTCAGGGTCACTAAGAGCGAGCACATGACTGAGTTGAAGAAGAAGTTCAATCGCATAT GTGACaaatcaatgataaaaaagcgtTACATTCATTTGACCGAAGAAATGATTGAGGAGCATCCAAACATTGGTGCTTATATGGCTCCATCTCTTAACATACGCCAAGAGATTATCACGGCTGAGGTACCTAAGCTTGGTAAGGAAGCAGCATTGAAGGCACTTAAAGAGTGGGGCCAACCAAAGTCCAAGATCATCCACCTTGTATTTTGTACAACTTCAGGTGTAGAAATGCCTGGTGCTAATTATAAACTTGCTAATCTCTTGGGTCTTGAAACTTTAGTTAGAAGAGTTTTGTTGTGCCATCAAGGGTGCTATGCAGGTGGAACTGTCATTCGAACCGCTAAGGATCTTGCAGAGAATAATGCAGGAGCATGA
- the LOC117934282 gene encoding stilbene synthase 3-like produces MASIEEIRNAQRAKGPATILAIGTATPDHCVYQSDYADYYFRVTKSEHMTELKKKFNRICDKSMIKKRYIHLTEEMLEEHPNIGAYMAPSLNIRQEIITAEVPKLGKEAALKALKEWGQPKSKITHLVFCTTSGVEMPGADYKLANLLGLETSVRRVMLYHQGCYAGGTVLRTAKDLAENNAGARVLVVCSEITVVTFRGPSEDALDSLVGQALFGDGSAAVIVGSDPDVSIERPLFQLVSAAQTFIPNSAGAIAGNLREVGLTFHLWPNVPTLISENIEKCLTQAFDPLGISDWNSLFWIAHPGGPAILDAVEAKLNLDKKKLEATRHVLSEYGNMSSACVLFILDEMRKKSLKGEKATTGEGLDWGVLFGFGPGLTIETVVLHSIPMVSN; encoded by the exons ATGGCTTCAATTGAGGAAATTAGAAACGCTCAACGTGCCAAGGGTCCGGCCACCATCCTAGCTATTGGAACAGCTACTCCCGACCACTGTGTCTACCAGTCTGATTATGCTGATTACTATTTCAGAGTCACTAAGAGCGAGCACATGACTGAGTTGAAGAAGAAGTTCAATCGCATAT GTGACAAATCAATGATCAAGAAGCGTTACATTCATTTGACCGAAGAAATGCTAGAGGAGCACCCAAACATTGGTGCTTATATGGCTCCATCTCTTAATATACGTCAAGAGATTATCACTGCTGAGGTACCTAAACTTGGTAAAGAAGCAGCATTGAAGGCTCTTAAAGAGTGGGGTCAGCCAAAGTCCAAGATCACCCATCTTGTATTTTGTACAACCTCTGGTGTAGAAATGCCTGGTGCAGATTATAAACTCGCTAATCTCTTAGGCCTTGAAACATCGGTCAGAAGAGTGATGTTGTACCATCAAGGGTGCTATGCAGGTGGAACCGTCCTTCGAACCGCTAAGGATCTTGCAGAGAATAATGCAGGAGCACGAGTTCTTGTGGTGTGCTCTGAGATCACTGTTGTTACATTTCGAGGACCTTCCGAAGATGCTTTGGATTCTTTAGTTGGCCAAGCCCTTTTTGGTGATGGGTCTGCAGCTGTGATTGTTGGATCAGATCCAGATGTCTCGATTGAACGACCCCTCTTCCAGCTCGTCTCAGCAGCCCAAACATTTATTCCTAATTCAGCAGGTGCCATTGCGGGTAACTTACGTGAGGTGGGACTCACTTTTCACTTGTGGCCTAATGTGCCTACATTGATTTCCGAGAATATAGAGAAATGCTTGACTCAAGCTTTTGATCCACTTGGTATTAGCGATTGGAACTCGTTATTTTGGATTGCTCACCCTGGTGGCCCTGCAATTCTTGATGCAGTTGAAGCAAAACTCAATTTAGATAAAAAGAAACTTGAAGCAACGAGGCATGTGCTAAGTGAGTATGGAAACATGTCAAGTGCATGtgtattgtttattttggacgagATGAGGAAGAAATCCCTTAAGGGGGAAAAGGCCACCACAGGTGAAGGATTGGATTGGGGAGTATTATTTGGTTTTGGGCCGGGCTTGACCATCGAGACTGTTGTGTTGCATAGCATTCCTATGGTTTCCAATTGA